Proteins encoded within one genomic window of Corynebacterium aurimucosum:
- the map gene encoding type I methionyl aminopeptidase, with amino-acid sequence MAFRRRTKTIPARTPGELDAMQAAGEVVGRALQAVRAAAAVGVSTLELDEVAEHTIRDAGAVPTFKGYAGFPGSICASVNDVIVHGIPHKDLLLAEGDLVSIDCGATLDGWVGDSAWTFGVGKLSPEAQALSDATEWVLHEGLKAMVPGNRLTDVSAALEQATYRAEDKFGVGLFIVDGYGGHGIGREMHEEPYLANEGKAGRGPIIQEGSVLAIEPMLTLGTEDNEVLDDDWTVVTLDGSLSAHWEHTVAATENGPRILTQRY; translated from the coding sequence ATGGCTTTTCGACGACGCACCAAGACCATTCCCGCCCGCACGCCGGGCGAGCTCGACGCCATGCAGGCGGCCGGAGAAGTTGTCGGCCGCGCTCTGCAAGCCGTGCGGGCCGCCGCGGCAGTGGGGGTGAGTACGCTCGAACTCGATGAAGTAGCCGAGCACACCATTCGGGATGCCGGCGCCGTGCCCACCTTCAAGGGGTATGCCGGCTTTCCGGGGTCTATTTGCGCCTCCGTCAATGACGTGATTGTCCATGGTATTCCTCACAAAGACCTTCTCCTGGCCGAGGGAGACCTCGTCTCCATCGACTGCGGCGCCACGCTAGACGGCTGGGTGGGGGATAGTGCGTGGACGTTTGGCGTCGGCAAGCTCAGCCCTGAGGCACAGGCGCTGAGCGACGCCACCGAATGGGTCCTACACGAAGGCCTCAAGGCCATGGTTCCCGGCAACCGGCTTACCGACGTCTCCGCAGCCCTCGAGCAGGCTACCTATCGCGCCGAGGATAAGTTCGGCGTGGGGCTATTCATCGTCGATGGCTACGGTGGCCACGGCATTGGCCGTGAAATGCACGAAGAGCCTTACCTGGCTAATGAAGGTAAGGCGGGACGTGGCCCGATTATTCAGGAGGGCTCCGTCCTCGCCATTGAGCCGATGCTGACCCTGGGTACCGAGGACAATGAAGTTCTCGACGATGATTGGACTGTCGTGACGCTCGACGGTTCACTATCTGCCCACTGGGAGCACACGGTGGCGGCCACGGAGAATGGTCCGCGCATCCTGACTCAGCGATATTAA
- a CDS encoding adenylate kinase — MRYVLLGPPGAGKGTQAALLSEKLGVPHISTGDLFRANIGEGTPLGVEAKSYIDAGKLVPTDVTARMVEDRLNQDDAKDGFLLDGFPRTVEQADILEKLLADKGLKLDGVLNFEVSEDVVVERMLARGRADDTEETIRTRLGVYREETFPLIEHYGDAIISIKAEGSVEEINERTLQAMGK, encoded by the coding sequence ATGCGTTACGTACTCCTTGGCCCTCCCGGTGCCGGCAAGGGCACCCAAGCCGCTCTCCTCAGCGAGAAGCTCGGCGTTCCGCACATCTCCACCGGTGACCTCTTCCGCGCCAACATTGGTGAGGGCACCCCGCTCGGCGTAGAGGCCAAGTCCTACATTGATGCCGGCAAGCTGGTGCCGACCGACGTCACGGCTCGCATGGTGGAGGACCGCCTCAACCAGGATGACGCCAAGGACGGCTTCCTTCTCGACGGCTTCCCGCGCACCGTGGAGCAGGCCGACATCCTGGAGAAGCTACTCGCCGACAAGGGCCTGAAGCTCGATGGCGTCCTGAACTTTGAGGTATCCGAGGACGTCGTGGTCGAGCGCATGCTTGCTCGCGGCCGCGCGGACGACACAGAGGAAACCATTCGCACCCGCCTAGGTGTCTACCGCGAGGAGACCTTCCCGCTCATCGAGCACTACGGCGATGCCATCATCTCCATTAAGGCTGAAGGAAGCGTTGAGGAGATCAACGAGCGCACCCTTCAGGCTATGGGCAAGTAA
- the infA gene encoding translation initiation factor IF-1: protein MAKEGAIEVEGRIVEPLPNAMFRVELDNGHKVLAHISGKMRQHYIRILPEDRVVVELSPYDLTRGRIVYRYK, encoded by the coding sequence ATGGCTAAGGAAGGCGCAATCGAGGTTGAGGGTCGCATCGTCGAACCCCTGCCCAACGCAATGTTCCGCGTCGAACTCGACAACGGACACAAGGTACTCGCCCATATCTCGGGCAAGATGCGTCAGCACTACATCCGCATCCTCCCGGAGGACCGCGTTGTTGTGGAGCTGTCTCCTTATGACCTGACCCGCGGACGCATCGTCTACCGCTACAAGTAA
- a CDS encoding L,D-transpeptidase: MSKIRSLVGARSLRRATAIGLVTATLSVAPAANAQTVPSIDTLSSDVQSQLDEFAGQTRENAWNSRNQMLETLQSVNPQAADALRPVIDGAIELIFPGLIDQKNAEIRAAREAEERAHAEQIAREKAAAEEAARKAEAERQAQRFDVGPCPADARICVDRGGSRTWLQDGNGNVTYVAQGMSVGKPGEETPAGTFYINRKIKDEISWEFGNAPMPYAMYFTNNGHAFHEGSPAYQSNGCVRLTHQDAVRYWNDVPMGSKVFIY, translated from the coding sequence ATGTCTAAGATTCGCTCCCTAGTTGGCGCCCGTTCCCTACGTCGCGCCACCGCAATTGGCCTGGTAACCGCCACTCTCTCGGTGGCTCCGGCCGCCAACGCACAGACGGTTCCTTCGATCGACACCCTGTCTTCCGACGTTCAGTCCCAGCTTGATGAGTTCGCTGGCCAGACCCGCGAGAACGCGTGGAATAGCCGCAACCAGATGCTGGAGACGCTCCAGAGCGTTAACCCGCAGGCGGCTGACGCCCTCCGCCCAGTTATCGATGGTGCCATCGAGCTGATCTTCCCGGGTCTGATTGACCAGAAGAATGCTGAGATCCGCGCCGCTCGCGAAGCTGAAGAGCGCGCCCACGCTGAGCAGATTGCCCGCGAGAAGGCTGCCGCTGAGGAAGCTGCCCGCAAGGCTGAGGCTGAGCGTCAGGCACAGCGCTTCGACGTTGGTCCTTGCCCGGCAGATGCACGCATCTGCGTGGATCGTGGTGGGAGCCGTACCTGGCTGCAGGATGGCAACGGCAACGTCACCTACGTCGCTCAGGGCATGTCTGTCGGCAAGCCGGGTGAGGAAACCCCGGCTGGTACCTTCTACATCAACCGCAAGATCAAGGACGAGATCTCCTGGGAGTTCGGCAACGCCCCGATGCCCTACGCCATGTACTTCACCAACAATGGCCACGCCTTCCATGAGGGTTCCCCGGCATACCAGTCCAATGGCTGCGTGCGCCTGACCCATCAGGATGCGGTGCGCTACTGGAATGATGTGCCGATGGGCTCGAAGGTCTTCATCTACTAA